From a single Rhodospirillaceae bacterium genomic region:
- a CDS encoding TauD/TfdA family dioxygenase, with product MKITALNSPFVGEVTGIDLCEPVDAETQAEIIAGMDTHGALVFRDQALDDDAQMRFSELFGPLETSRRAHRLDYPVRLDIHMSDISNLDETGKILEPNDYRLMSSLANRLWHTDSSFKRVPARYSLLSARTLPSKGGETELADMRAAYDDLSEGRKAEIEDYICEHSIFNSRAILGFTNFTKEEHEGLPPVPQVLVRTHPGSKRKSLYLASHAGSIQGLPVPEAKILLLDLMEHATQRKYVYTHHWLQGDVLMWDNRCTMHRGRWHEPTDIRDMRRTTVSDEVSTVA from the coding sequence ATGAAAATCACCGCTCTCAATTCACCGTTCGTCGGAGAAGTCACGGGAATTGACTTGTGCGAGCCAGTTGACGCGGAGACTCAAGCCGAAATAATTGCTGGCATGGACACCCATGGCGCGCTGGTTTTTCGTGATCAGGCCTTGGATGATGACGCGCAGATGCGGTTTAGCGAGCTGTTTGGACCATTGGAGACATCGCGCCGGGCGCATCGCTTGGACTACCCAGTCCGGCTTGATATTCATATGTCGGATATCTCCAACCTGGATGAAACCGGCAAGATTTTGGAACCGAATGACTATCGCTTGATGAGCAGTCTGGCCAATCGTTTATGGCACACAGACAGCAGTTTCAAGCGCGTTCCCGCCCGCTATTCCTTGTTGTCCGCCCGCACCTTGCCAAGCAAGGGCGGCGAAACCGAACTGGCTGACATGCGGGCGGCCTATGATGATCTGTCAGAGGGTCGCAAGGCGGAGATCGAAGACTATATTTGTGAGCATTCAATCTTTAACTCTCGCGCCATTTTGGGGTTTACGAACTTCACCAAGGAAGAACACGAAGGCTTGCCGCCGGTGCCGCAGGTATTGGTACGCACCCATCCCGGCTCAAAGCGCAAAAGCCTGTACTTAGCATCCCATGCCGGCAGCATTCAGGGCCTACCAGTTCCCGAAGCGAAGATTTTGCTGCTTGATTTGATGGAGCACGCGACGCAACGGAAATACGTCTATACCCACCATTGGCTACAAGGCGATGTGCTGATGTGGGACAACCGCTGCACCATGCACAGAGGGCGCTGGCACGAACCGACAGATATCCGCGACATGCGCCGCACCACAGTTTCGGATGAAGTGTCGACGGTCGCCTAG
- a CDS encoding PilZ domain-containing protein, whose product MSDNKRAAERYELPTLTAEVDGMECVLLNVSSTGVLLGDMANKFALGEPITVYIFIPLKHGMTNLKIKGTVARSDGVSIGVNYKTPTRTWDRLLKVLSTL is encoded by the coding sequence ATGAGTGATAATAAACGCGCGGCTGAACGCTATGAACTGCCGACATTGACGGCTGAAGTCGACGGCATGGAATGCGTGTTGCTGAACGTTTCTTCAACTGGCGTTCTGTTAGGGGATATGGCGAACAAGTTTGCGCTCGGCGAACCCATAACCGTTTATATTTTCATCCCCCTTAAACACGGCATGACCAACCTGAAGATCAAAGGCACTGTCGCTCGTTCAGACGGTGTGAGTATTGGCGTAAATTACAAGACCCCCACCAGAACCTGGGACCGATTGCTTAAGGTCTTATCAACGCTCTGA